The window CTTCACTGTAATCGTAAGTTTATTCTGTGCCTGCTGAATCACTCCGCCAGAAGGGTTGGTCTGGGTATTGGAGCTGATGGTAGTAGGGGTAATGGAATAATCTGTAATTTCCCCTTCTATCAGGATATCAGGATTTTCTTTTGTTCCTTTCAGAGTGGTTCTCTGAAGGAATCTATTTTGTATTGCTGTAGAAAACTGCTGCGATAATGCCGGGTTTACAAGAGGGGCATTATTGGGAAATTCATTAATCTGAACTGTTTTCTCATCTGTAAGAGATGATCCCGTAAAGCTGTAACATGAGTTTAAAACTCCCAGCAACGCAAAAAGCATTACCGTTAGCAATGATTGTTTCAGACTGATATTTTTATTTTTAAAATTCATTTTTAATTCCAATTTCAGTAATTTCATCATACTCAATTTGCTGCATAGCATCTTCATAAGCCAAATATTTTGCGGTGTATAAAAAGGGTATGGTAAGGAAAAGTCCTATTCCGCAAGCCACAATACCAATCTGAGCCAAAATGCCCACCACTAACGAGAAAAGAAATATGGACAAAAGATTTCCTTTACTCATTATTTTTGAAATATTCCACGCTTCTTTTATTTCTGTGATCCCTTTAAGGCTGATTAACGGAATGATATAAAACCCTTTCAATACAAAATAATATATCGCAACGAACATCAGAAAAATGTAAGGAAATATTAAAAACATAATCATCGGGTTAGGCTGATTACCATCAGACATGGCACCCGATACGGTCATAATAATAATCATAGGAATATAAAGTAACATCACCCCTCCGAAAACAATTAACTGCAGCATAAAATAAGGCATGAAGTCTTTAAAATCAAAGATATCTCCAGGACTTGCCGGCTGGTTTCTGTTCAGCCTCTGAAGGTATTTGAATAAATTACCCATGGCAAGCAGCCCGCAAAACGGAATAATAGACATGATAATGCACACTAAACATGCTAAAAATATATTCCCGAAATCTTTCTTTAAAAGTTCGAACCCTTTATTAATGTATTCGCCGAGTTTAAAATTGATCGGTTTAGGCGTTAAATTTACTTTCATTATCTATGTTTTGCTAATCTTCCAGGTTATATTGTTTTATTTTTCTGTATAGGGTTCTCTGTGAAATTCCCAGCTCATCTGCGGCTCTGTTTCTACGGCCTTTGTGTTTTTCCAATGCTTTGATGATCAGATCTTTTTCATTGTTTTGAAGAGAGAGTGACTCTGGTCTGTTTTCTTCCACCTCAATGTCTTCAATATCTTCATAGCTGTCATCAGGAGTGGAAATAATGGTAGGATTCTGAACTACCGGTGCATCATTATTGTTTTCAAAATACATTAAAGACCCGGTATTCACCTGCGGCTGAGCTTCAGGGGTATAAATCCTGTTGATCAGGTTTTTCTCATGATTACTCAGATCAGCAGTCCCTCTGTTTTTAATCAATTCCGAAGTTAAGGATTTTAAATCATTAATATCATTCCTCATATCAAATAGAATTTTATACATGATTTCTCTTTCGCTTCCGAAATCGTTCTGCTTCGGGGCACTCTGCGTGTTTACCACCATGGGAAGATGTGTTTCCATAGGAATATACTCGGCAAGTTTCTCGGCAGTAATATTTCTGTTTCTTTCCACAACGGTCATCTGTTCTACCAAGTTTCTTAATTGGCGGATATTACCGGGAAAAGAATAACTTTCTATATAATGAACAGCACTTTGCTCAAGCTCAAGCTCCGGCATTCTGTACTTTTCTGCAAAATCTATTGCAAACTTTCTGAATAACAGATGAATATCACCTTTTCTTTCTCTTAGAGGCGGCATATCTATCTGAACGGTATTCAGACGGTAATATAAATCCTCACGGAATCTTCCGTCATGGATGGCTTTCATCATATTCACGTTGGTAGCGGCTACAATTCTCACATTGGTTTTCTGTACCTGTGAAGAACCCACTTTCATAAATTCACCGCTCTCCAGAACTCTTAAAAGACGTACTTGTGTCTGCAAAGGAAGCTCTCCTACCTCATCCAGAAATATGGTTCCGCCATCGGCTACCTCAAAATACCCTTTCCTTGTAGCCGTAGCGCCTGTAAAGGCTCCTTTTTCGTGTCCGAAAAGCTCAGAATCTATGGTTCCCTCCGGAATGGCTCCGCAGTTTACCACAATGTAGGGCTGATGCTTTCTTTTGGATTCTGAATGGATAATTTTCGGAATAAATTCTTTTCCTACCCCACTTTCTCCTATTACCAGCACAGAAATGTCTGTAGGTGCTACCTGAATAGATTTTTCCAGGGCCCGGTTGAGTGCCGGAAAGTTTCCGATAATTCCGAAACGGTTTTTTATGTTTTGTAACTCGTTGCTCATAAGTAAATTTTTGATTATTGATTTAATGTTACTCTTCTACAGTGCTTCAATCTCTTTTCTGTAGACTTTGTTGAAGTGATGAGTGTAGACCTCTTTCAGGGTCTTTCCTTCATCATACGTTTGCAGGGCCAGCATTTTTAAATCTAAATAATCTTTGTTTCTGATCTTAGAAACTTTACTTTTAAAGTATGTATTCTCGGCAAAGTTGTATTCTTTGCTTTGTTTTTCAAAATTTTCCAGGGCTTTGTCATATCTTCCGAGCTCGAAACAGGTAGCTCCCAGCTCGTAATGATCAAACATTCCCTTCACATAACCTCTGGTTGCCAGAAGTCTTTCTGCAATCCCAGCTGCTTTTTCTTTCTGTCCTAAAGCACTGTAAGACATAGCTCTTACTACATCCAGATTATAGTCTCCGTTCTGAGACCTACCTAAGTCTCCGGGCTCATATTTTTTCAGTTCTTCTAAATCCTGAATAGCTCCTTTATAGCCTCTTAACAACTGAAACTTTGTCCGCCCTCTGTAGCCCAGGTATAGTTGAGGATCTAAGCCGACGGCTTTATCTATTAAAATTTTCCAGGTTACAAAATCTCCGTTTTTAAGATATGGAACGGCTTTTTCCATATAAGCATGGGAGAAATCAGGACACAATTCGATGGCTTTATCAAAGCCTTCCTGAGATTCTGCATAGCCTTGTAAATCTGAAGCCCAGTTGTATAACCCACATGCTTTTTTGCAGTTCTCACCCTCTACTGCATTACAGTTGACCTGTGCAATAGTATTGGTGTAAACGATAAGTAACAAAAAGCTAAGGTAATACCTCTGAAACTTTTCCATTTTCAATTTTATAGGTTAAATACTGATAATAATCTACTTTTAAACCTTTTATCTCTTTCGGCATCCAGCCATCGAGTGATTTGGTAAACTGCAACAGCTTATTTTCTAATGCTTCATCCAGTGCAGTCTCTTTCAGATCCGGATTCATATACTGTACTCTGAAGAAACCTGTCTTCCCTTCACAATTTACTAAAAATCTCACGGTAATATACCTTTGATCTTCTTTTCAGAATATATTTATTCTATTTTCAGTTTTTCAGTGATCGCAATCTTTTCACCTTTACATGAAAACAAGGCAAGAAGATCAACTGCTTTGATCACCCTTTATTTTATTCTGCTGTTCTTCCCAAAAGTGTGCCTTGGGTATTGTCATGTACAAAAACGTTCACAATGTCACCTATTTTCTGCCCTTCCAGTTTATCGAAGACACATACAGCGTTCTGGGAATTTCTTCCTTTCCATTGGTTTTTGTTCTTCTTGGAAATTCCTTCAATCAGAATTTCATGCACTCTTCCTACATAAGATTTCATTCTTTTGCTTGAAAGTTCACCCTGAAGGGCTATCACCTCGGCAAGACGTCTCTGTTTCACATCAGCCGGAATATTGTCTTCCATTTTCTTATGAGCCGGAGTTCCGGGTCTTTCTGAATAGGCGAACATATAACCATAGTCGTATTCTACCTCTCTCATCAGGCTCAGGGTATCCTGATGATCTTCTTCAGATTCGTTACAGAATCCTACAATCATATCCTGAGAAAAGGCAACTTCCGGAACAATTTCCTTCGCTTTTTTAATCAGATCCAGGTATTCTTCACGGGTATGCTGTCTGTTCATCGCTTCCAGCATATTATTGCTTCCGCTTTGTACAGGAAGGTGTACATATTTACAGATATTGTGGTGTTTTGCCATCATTCTGAATACATCCAGGCTCATATCCTGCGGATTTGAGGTTGAGAATCTGATTCTTAATTCCGGAACAGCTTTAGCCACCAAGTCAAGAAGCTGAGCAAAGTTTACAGCGGTTGCTTTCTGCATTTCAGAAGCTTTGGCAAAATCTTTTTTAGGTCCTCCTCCATACCAAAGGTAAGAGTCTACGTTTTGACCT of the Chryseobacterium aureum genome contains:
- a CDS encoding sigma-54 interaction domain-containing protein, whose amino-acid sequence is MSNELQNIKNRFGIIGNFPALNRALEKSIQVAPTDISVLVIGESGVGKEFIPKIIHSESKRKHQPYIVVNCGAIPEGTIDSELFGHEKGAFTGATATRKGYFEVADGGTIFLDEVGELPLQTQVRLLRVLESGEFMKVGSSQVQKTNVRIVAATNVNMMKAIHDGRFREDLYYRLNTVQIDMPPLRERKGDIHLLFRKFAIDFAEKYRMPELELEQSAVHYIESYSFPGNIRQLRNLVEQMTVVERNRNITAEKLAEYIPMETHLPMVVNTQSAPKQNDFGSEREIMYKILFDMRNDINDLKSLTSELIKNRGTADLSNHEKNLINRIYTPEAQPQVNTGSLMYFENNNDAPVVQNPTIISTPDDSYEDIEDIEVEENRPESLSLQNNEKDLIIKALEKHKGRRNRAADELGISQRTLYRKIKQYNLED
- a CDS encoding LptE family protein, which gives rise to MNFKNKNISLKQSLLTVMLFALLGVLNSCYSFTGSSLTDEKTVQINEFPNNAPLVNPALSQQFSTAIQNRFLQRTTLKGTKENPDILIEGEITDYSITPTTISSNTQTNPSGGVIQQAQNKLTITVKVHYENKIHPDASFDRTYSDEAAFNSDVSLSQIEDQQVKLVTDRIINKIFNDIVANW
- the miaB gene encoding tRNA (N6-isopentenyl adenosine(37)-C2)-methylthiotransferase MiaB translates to MQEKYIDETKQGEAFAIAERPENSKKLFLESYGCQMNFSDSEIVASILNEQGYNTTMKVEEADLILLNTCSIREKAEQTVRMRLSQFKNLKKEKPNMTVGVLGCMAERLKTKFLEEEQLVDLVVGPDAYRDLPNLLKETDDGRDAINVILSKEETYADINPVRLGGNGVTAFVTITRGCDNMCTFCVVPFTRGRERSRDPHSIIDECKDLANSGYKEITLLGQNVDSYLWYGGGPKKDFAKASEMQKATAVNFAQLLDLVAKAVPELRIRFSTSNPQDMSLDVFRMMAKHHNICKYVHLPVQSGSNNMLEAMNRQHTREEYLDLIKKAKEIVPEVAFSQDMIVGFCNESEEDHQDTLSLMREVEYDYGYMFAYSERPGTPAHKKMEDNIPADVKQRRLAEVIALQGELSSKRMKSYVGRVHEILIEGISKKNKNQWKGRNSQNAVCVFDKLEGQKIGDIVNVFVHDNTQGTLLGRTAE
- a CDS encoding tetratricopeptide repeat protein, with the protein product MEKFQRYYLSFLLLIVYTNTIAQVNCNAVEGENCKKACGLYNWASDLQGYAESQEGFDKAIELCPDFSHAYMEKAVPYLKNGDFVTWKILIDKAVGLDPQLYLGYRGRTKFQLLRGYKGAIQDLEELKKYEPGDLGRSQNGDYNLDVVRAMSYSALGQKEKAAGIAERLLATRGYVKGMFDHYELGATCFELGRYDKALENFEKQSKEYNFAENTYFKSKVSKIRNKDYLDLKMLALQTYDEGKTLKEVYTHHFNKVYRKEIEAL